Proteins encoded together in one Rhizobacter sp. J219 window:
- a CDS encoding sulfatase, with protein MTSAVRGRPHLPLVPPGPMPLPSAWNLFCFTFVGLSLVWLPLSVLEKIDALLAFLTWREVLHDVGLAVLLLSACAAILSALAWGVGTFARLLKCSERTIRQIRWAFVYLPIALLCAAQFLYAAKLWIESVTPLKLTLATPYKRGMLLALAVLVVLSLCRFGTLRVARSTVESALAMQFLAIATLAAATAFMTWHPPTIGQAPPLARGPAPTEPLPDIFLITVDSLAAEDANLCKPVPSTMPHLQRLAARSSCFTNFRAVSTITQPTTTTIETATLPWTHWVIQGGRVPPHLAEQTLGTSLRKVGYSTHTISAAAGASPLNRGTHAGYDSSSLVPSKAWYTKLNHVLHVFPDARSLPYLVSIFTKVAEEIDIHRLSDENPFPPELAVAQAQAIVEGSSSQHPLFVWVHLWPPHAPYLPPPSTKYKLLQRGELETWGEQMAQVDRYPPSAQPMVDKHRLRYRESILAVDEVLGKFLDGLQRTGRLDKALVIVTADHGESFERGLFGHSSESLHEAAIRIPLLIKLPGQQAQRTIEAHSGQADLTPTVLDLTGQAPLPQAEGRSLLPLLMGEASAALPIFSMSVQRESRFRPMAQGHYTVLEGRYKLVYHHAKNQSGFYDLEADPKELRDLTSDRPEISSRLLALVKSRIRLAEAERQRHFGGPGPALP; from the coding sequence GTGACCTCGGCCGTTCGCGGCAGACCCCACCTGCCGCTGGTGCCGCCGGGCCCGATGCCCCTCCCTTCGGCCTGGAATCTCTTCTGCTTCACCTTCGTCGGCCTGAGCCTCGTATGGCTTCCACTATCAGTGCTCGAAAAGATCGACGCGCTGCTGGCCTTCCTCACCTGGCGTGAGGTCCTCCACGATGTGGGACTGGCCGTCCTGCTGCTCAGCGCTTGCGCGGCGATCCTCTCAGCTCTGGCCTGGGGCGTAGGCACATTTGCCCGCCTTTTGAAGTGCAGCGAAAGAACAATCCGCCAGATCCGTTGGGCGTTCGTCTACCTGCCTATCGCCCTGCTGTGTGCAGCGCAGTTCTTGTATGCGGCCAAGTTGTGGATCGAGAGCGTGACGCCTCTCAAGCTGACGCTCGCGACGCCCTATAAGCGCGGAATGTTGCTAGCGCTGGCGGTCCTAGTGGTGTTGTCCCTGTGCCGATTCGGCACGCTCCGCGTCGCCCGCAGCACGGTGGAATCGGCCCTGGCCATGCAGTTCCTGGCGATAGCGACCCTGGCAGCGGCCACAGCGTTCATGACGTGGCACCCTCCAACCATCGGCCAAGCGCCCCCACTCGCACGAGGACCAGCGCCGACCGAGCCACTTCCCGACATCTTCCTCATCACCGTCGACTCGCTCGCCGCAGAGGACGCCAACCTGTGCAAGCCGGTCCCCTCCACCATGCCGCACCTGCAGCGCTTGGCAGCGCGGTCGTCTTGCTTCACCAATTTCCGTGCGGTGTCGACCATCACCCAGCCGACTACCACCACGATCGAAACCGCAACGCTCCCCTGGACCCATTGGGTCATCCAGGGCGGGCGCGTGCCGCCCCACCTGGCCGAGCAAACCTTGGGCACCTCGCTGCGCAAAGTCGGCTACAGCACACACACGATCAGCGCCGCAGCAGGCGCCAGCCCGCTCAACCGCGGCACACACGCGGGCTACGACAGCAGCAGCCTCGTCCCCTCCAAAGCCTGGTACACGAAGCTCAACCACGTGTTGCATGTCTTCCCGGACGCTCGCTCGCTCCCGTACCTGGTTTCCATCTTCACCAAGGTCGCCGAAGAGATCGACATCCACCGGCTCTCGGATGAGAACCCTTTCCCTCCAGAGCTAGCAGTTGCCCAGGCTCAAGCCATCGTCGAGGGATCTTCGTCCCAACACCCGCTCTTCGTGTGGGTACACCTCTGGCCACCACACGCCCCATACCTCCCACCACCAAGTACCAAGTACAAGCTGCTCCAGCGCGGCGAACTGGAAACCTGGGGCGAACAGATGGCGCAAGTCGACCGCTACCCACCCTCGGCACAGCCTATGGTCGACAAACACCGCCTGCGCTATCGCGAATCTATACTGGCAGTAGACGAAGTCCTGGGCAAGTTCCTCGATGGGCTGCAGAGGACCGGCCGGCTTGACAAAGCGCTGGTCATCGTCACTGCCGATCACGGTGAGTCGTTCGAGCGAGGCCTGTTCGGGCACTCCAGCGAGTCGCTGCACGAAGCCGCCATCAGGATCCCGCTGTTGATCAAGCTGCCGGGACAGCAGGCTCAGCGCACGATTGAGGCGCACTCAGGGCAGGCCGACCTGACGCCCACGGTGCTCGATCTCACGGGGCAGGCCCCGCTGCCCCAGGCAGAAGGTCGCTCGCTGCTGCCGCTCCTCATGGGAGAGGCGTCTGCAGCCTTGCCGATCTTCTCGATGTCGGTGCAGCGCGAAAGTAGGTTCCGACCGATGGCCCAGGGCCACTACACGGTGCTCGAAGGTCGCTACAAGCTTGTCTACCACCACGCGAAGAACCAAAGTGGATTCTACGACCTCGAGGCGGACCCGAAGGAATTGCGTGACCTCACGTCGGATCGACCTGAAATCTCGTCACGCCTGCTAGCGCTCGTGAAGAGTCGCATCCGACTGGCAGAAGCCGAGCGGCAGCGCCACTTCGGTGGCCCCGGCCCAGCGCTGCCTTAG
- a CDS encoding Maf family nucleotide pyrophosphatase translates to MTERPPLILGSTSRYRREMLQRLRLPFDVQSPQVDETPHTGETPPALALRLALAKAREVATRFPQAAVIGSDQVADLAGRPIGKPGDHQRATEQLRAMRGRAVVFQTAVAVVCLARHYEASALVPVTVRFRDLSDAEIEHYLQAEQPYDCAGSAKSEALGIALLSAIESDDPTALVGLPLIKTCELLRGAGIDPLVP, encoded by the coding sequence ATGACCGAACGCCCTCCCCTCATCCTGGGTTCGACCTCCCGCTACCGGCGCGAAATGCTGCAACGTCTGCGCCTGCCATTCGACGTGCAGTCTCCGCAGGTGGACGAAACACCGCACACCGGCGAGACGCCCCCGGCACTGGCCCTGCGCCTGGCGCTGGCCAAGGCCCGCGAGGTGGCGACGCGCTTCCCGCAGGCGGCCGTGATCGGCTCAGATCAGGTGGCCGACCTCGCCGGGCGCCCCATCGGCAAGCCGGGCGACCATCAGCGTGCCACCGAGCAGCTGAGAGCCATGCGCGGTCGGGCCGTCGTGTTCCAGACGGCGGTGGCCGTGGTCTGCCTGGCAAGACACTACGAAGCCAGCGCCCTTGTGCCGGTCACGGTGCGCTTTCGCGACCTCAGCGATGCAGAAATCGAGCACTACCTGCAGGCTGAGCAACCCTACGACTGCGCGGGCAGCGCGAAGTCGGAAGCCCTCGGCATCGCCTTGCTGAGCGCCATCGAATCGGACGACCCCACGGCCCTCGTCGGCCTGCCGCTCATCAAGACCTGCGAACTGCTGCGGGGAGCCGGCATCGATCCGCTGGTCCCATGA
- a CDS encoding DUF177 domain-containing protein codes for MKARDFDPSKLDVEALAKAGETLDGVWPVADLERLAASAVAGAATGEVSWQVQGEHRPMRGGQPQVWLHLKADTRVMLECQRCLQPVPVEVNAARSFLFVQGENAAAELDADSEDDVLALTRALDLKGLVEDELLLELPLVPRHEICPEPLQVAAEESAEVEEKPNPFAVLASLKRGGLPN; via the coding sequence ATGAAAGCGCGCGATTTTGATCCTTCGAAGCTCGACGTCGAGGCTCTGGCCAAAGCGGGCGAGACGCTCGACGGGGTGTGGCCCGTGGCCGACCTGGAGCGCTTGGCCGCATCGGCCGTTGCCGGCGCGGCGACGGGCGAAGTCTCATGGCAGGTGCAGGGCGAGCACCGCCCTATGCGGGGCGGCCAACCGCAGGTCTGGCTGCACCTGAAGGCCGACACCCGGGTGATGCTCGAGTGCCAGCGCTGCCTGCAGCCGGTGCCGGTCGAGGTGAATGCAGCGCGCTCGTTCCTCTTCGTCCAGGGCGAAAATGCCGCCGCCGAACTGGATGCCGATAGCGAGGACGACGTGCTCGCGCTCACGCGGGCCCTGGACCTGAAGGGCTTGGTGGAAGACGAGCTTCTGCTCGAGTTGCCGCTGGTGCCACGCCATGAGATTTGCCCCGAGCCCTTGCAGGTGGCGGCCGAGGAATCGGCGGAGGTCGAGGAAAAGCCCAATCCCTTCGCAGTTCTCGCCTCGCTGAAGCGGGGCGGTTTGCCCAATTAG
- the plsX gene encoding phosphate acyltransferase PlsX: protein MVRLSVDCMGGDHGPSVTLPACRAFLNAHPKAQLILVGKADALAEAAKWERCTVVAASEVVEMDDPIEVALRKKKDSSLRVALNQLKAGPDGQPAKAHVCVSAGNTGALMAVARYLLKTMEGIDRPAIATVMPNERDGFTTVLDLGANVDCSPEHLLQFAVMGSALVSAVEGKDNPTVGLLNIGEEVIKGSETIKKAGELLRAAAEGHHINFYGNVEGNDIFKGTTDIVVCDGFVGNVALKTAEGLIATLVGFIKQEFSRNIFTKMAALAALPVLNSLKRRIDPRRFNGAALLGLRGLVFKSHGSADAFAFEGALNRAYDAARNCLLDRVHDQIQETLQAMPPGLTAEESANSGDAALAA, encoded by the coding sequence ATGGTTCGTCTCTCCGTCGATTGCATGGGTGGCGACCACGGCCCGTCGGTCACTTTGCCGGCGTGCCGGGCTTTCCTGAACGCGCATCCCAAGGCGCAGCTCATCCTCGTCGGCAAGGCCGATGCCCTCGCAGAAGCGGCGAAGTGGGAGCGCTGCACCGTCGTGGCGGCCAGTGAAGTGGTCGAGATGGACGACCCGATCGAGGTCGCGCTTCGCAAGAAGAAAGACTCTTCCTTGCGCGTGGCGCTGAACCAGCTCAAAGCCGGGCCCGACGGCCAGCCCGCCAAGGCGCATGTGTGTGTCTCGGCCGGCAATACCGGTGCGTTGATGGCGGTCGCGCGCTATCTGCTCAAGACGATGGAAGGTATCGATCGCCCCGCGATCGCGACCGTGATGCCCAACGAGCGCGATGGTTTCACCACCGTCCTGGATCTGGGGGCGAATGTGGACTGCTCCCCGGAGCACCTGCTGCAGTTCGCGGTGATGGGCAGCGCGCTCGTGTCGGCCGTGGAAGGCAAGGACAACCCGACCGTGGGCCTGCTCAACATCGGCGAAGAAGTCATCAAAGGCAGCGAGACCATCAAGAAGGCGGGTGAATTGCTGCGCGCCGCGGCCGAAGGCCACCACATCAACTTCTACGGCAACGTCGAAGGCAATGACATCTTCAAAGGCACGACCGACATCGTCGTGTGCGATGGGTTCGTCGGCAATGTGGCACTGAAAACGGCCGAAGGCCTGATCGCCACGCTGGTGGGCTTCATCAAGCAGGAATTCAGCCGCAACATCTTCACCAAGATGGCGGCGCTAGCGGCGCTGCCGGTCCTCAACAGCCTCAAGCGACGCATCGACCCCAGGCGCTTCAACGGCGCGGCGCTGCTGGGCTTGCGCGGCCTTGTGTTCAAGAGCCACGGATCTGCCGACGCGTTCGCCTTCGAAGGGGCCCTCAATCGGGCTTATGATGCGGCCCGCAATTGTTTGCTTGACCGGGTGCACGACCAGATTCAAGAGACGCTCCAGGCGATGCCCCCGGGCCTCACTGCAGAAGAGTCTGCGAATTCGGGTGACGCCGCCCTCGCTGCATGA
- a CDS encoding beta-ketoacyl-ACP synthase III, giving the protein MTSPSSAGYSRITGTGSYLPPKRVSNADLAAQLAAQGIETSDDWIIARTGIHARHFAEADVACSDLAVEAARNALAAANVEASQIDLIILATSTPDMVFPSTACIVQRKLGIAGCAAFDVQAVCSGFVYALTIADSMIRTGAARKALVIGTEVFSRLLDFTDRTTCVLFGDGAGAVVLEASDTPGILATELHADGRHVDILCTPGAVSNGQVMGVPFLKMDGQAVFKLAVGVLEDVARSVLQKAERDAADIDWLIPHQANIRIMHGTAKKLKLPLDKVIVTVDEHGNTSAASIPLAMDAGVRSGSIKRGHTLMLEGVGGGFTWGAVLLDF; this is encoded by the coding sequence ATGACCTCACCTTCTTCTGCCGGCTATTCACGCATCACGGGCACTGGCAGCTATCTGCCGCCCAAGCGTGTGAGCAATGCCGACCTGGCCGCCCAACTGGCGGCCCAGGGCATCGAGACCTCCGACGACTGGATCATCGCCCGCACGGGCATCCATGCGCGTCACTTTGCCGAGGCCGACGTCGCCTGCAGCGACCTCGCCGTCGAAGCGGCGCGCAATGCGCTGGCCGCGGCGAATGTCGAGGCCTCGCAGATCGACCTCATCATCCTCGCCACGTCGACGCCCGACATGGTGTTCCCGTCGACCGCCTGCATCGTGCAGCGCAAGCTCGGCATCGCCGGGTGCGCCGCGTTCGACGTGCAGGCCGTGTGCTCGGGCTTCGTCTATGCGCTGACCATTGCCGACTCGATGATCCGCACCGGCGCGGCACGCAAGGCGCTGGTCATCGGTACCGAGGTGTTCTCGCGTCTGCTCGATTTCACCGACCGCACGACCTGCGTGCTCTTCGGCGACGGTGCCGGCGCGGTGGTTCTCGAAGCGAGCGATACGCCGGGCATTCTGGCTACCGAACTTCATGCGGACGGCCGCCATGTCGACATCCTCTGCACCCCTGGTGCGGTGTCGAACGGTCAGGTGATGGGTGTGCCGTTCCTCAAGATGGACGGCCAGGCGGTGTTCAAGCTGGCGGTCGGTGTGTTGGAAGACGTGGCCCGCTCGGTGCTGCAAAAGGCCGAGCGCGACGCCGCCGACATCGACTGGCTGATCCCGCACCAAGCCAACATCCGCATCATGCACGGCACGGCCAAGAAGCTGAAGCTGCCGTTGGACAAGGTCATCGTCACCGTTGACGAGCATGGCAACACGTCGGCGGCCTCGATCCCGCTGGCGATGGATGCAGGCGTGCGCTCGGGCTCCATCAAGCGCGGCCACACGCTGATGCTCGAAGGTGTGGGCGG
- a CDS encoding SAM-dependent methyltransferase, with amino-acid sequence MNNAPGQLILVPNTLDLGSGVDTDLRQVLPDGVLETAARLAHWVAENAKTTRAFLKRVDALTPLAQPLQALSIVELPRPPKGANPSPPADWRPLLAPALQGHDIGLISEAGLPAVADPGAGLVQAAHALKIPVRALSGPSSLMLALAASGLNGQSFAFVGYLPVDAGERAARVRELESVSRRAGQTQLVIETPYRNDTLLAALVSQLRGDTLLSVSCGLTLASGWTRTDTVTQWKSAPARMRADVPAVFSFLAR; translated from the coding sequence ATGAACAACGCACCAGGCCAGCTGATCCTCGTCCCCAACACACTGGACCTGGGCAGCGGCGTCGACACCGATCTGCGCCAGGTGCTTCCCGACGGCGTGCTGGAGACCGCCGCGCGACTGGCCCATTGGGTGGCCGAGAACGCCAAGACGACACGTGCCTTCTTGAAGCGGGTCGACGCCCTGACGCCACTGGCGCAACCCCTGCAGGCCCTCTCCATCGTCGAACTGCCACGCCCCCCGAAAGGCGCCAACCCCTCGCCCCCCGCCGACTGGCGCCCCCTGCTGGCCCCCGCACTGCAAGGGCACGACATCGGACTCATCTCGGAAGCCGGCCTCCCGGCCGTGGCCGACCCCGGCGCCGGGCTGGTGCAGGCAGCGCATGCCCTCAAGATTCCCGTGCGCGCCCTGAGCGGCCCCAGCTCGCTGATGCTGGCCCTGGCGGCCAGCGGTCTGAATGGGCAGAGCTTCGCCTTCGTCGGCTACCTGCCGGTGGACGCCGGCGAGCGCGCCGCACGTGTTCGCGAGCTGGAATCCGTCTCTCGGCGAGCCGGACAAACCCAGCTCGTCATCGAAACCCCGTACCGGAACGACACCCTGCTCGCCGCGCTGGTGTCACAGCTTCGAGGCGACACGCTGCTGTCGGTCAGCTGCGGCCTGACCTTGGCTTCGGGGTGGACCCGCACCGACACGGTCACCCAGTGGAAGTCTGCGCCCGCCCGCATGCGGGCCGACGTGCCGGCCGTGTTTTCGTTCCTGGCGCGCTGA
- a CDS encoding DEAD/DEAH box helicase — MKFSSLGLSPVLERAIAESGYTTMTPIQAKAIPIVLAGRDVMGAAQTGTGKTAAFSLPLLQKMLKHENSSASPARHPVRALVLAPTRELADQVAKNIKTYSKYTKLRAMVVFGGIDMKPQTLELKTGVEVLIATPGRLLDHIEAKNCVLNQVEYVVLDEADRMLDIGFLPDLQRILSYLPKQRQTLLFSATFSPEIKRLAESYLQDPILVEVARPNATASTVEQRFFSVATDDKRAAVRKLLKDREITQAIVFVNSKLGCARLARSLERDGLRTNALHGDKSQDERLKALDAFKRGEVDVLVCTDVAARGLDIADLPAVFNFDVPFNAEDYVHRIGRTGRAGASGLAMTLVTREDTRLVADIEKLIKKKIDLEPLELDDGRPPRDRDDRRRGRDVPSDEVAPRPARSYAAPRPASRDPFFDKPYEPSPSSSEEAPAWERSKPAPASAARGLSPNIKPKKKVAALFGAKPPATSDN, encoded by the coding sequence ATGAAGTTCAGTTCGCTTGGGTTGTCTCCCGTGCTGGAACGTGCGATCGCGGAATCGGGCTACACGACGATGACGCCCATTCAGGCCAAGGCGATCCCGATCGTGCTCGCCGGTCGTGACGTGATGGGCGCCGCACAGACCGGCACCGGCAAGACCGCTGCGTTCTCGCTGCCGCTGCTGCAGAAGATGCTCAAGCACGAAAACAGCAGCGCCTCGCCGGCCCGCCACCCGGTGCGGGCCCTGGTGTTGGCGCCGACGCGCGAGCTGGCCGATCAGGTCGCCAAGAACATCAAGACCTATTCCAAGTACACCAAGCTCCGGGCGATGGTGGTCTTCGGTGGTATCGACATGAAGCCGCAGACGCTCGAACTCAAGACGGGCGTCGAGGTGCTGATCGCCACACCGGGGCGCCTGCTCGACCACATTGAGGCCAAGAACTGTGTGCTGAATCAGGTCGAGTACGTGGTGCTTGACGAGGCCGACCGCATGCTCGACATCGGCTTCCTGCCCGACCTGCAGCGTATCCTGAGTTATCTGCCCAAGCAGCGACAAACCCTGCTGTTCTCCGCAACCTTCTCGCCCGAGATCAAGCGGCTGGCCGAAAGCTATCTGCAGGACCCGATCCTCGTCGAGGTGGCGCGCCCGAATGCCACGGCGTCCACGGTGGAGCAGCGCTTCTTCAGCGTGGCCACCGACGACAAGCGCGCTGCGGTGCGCAAGCTCCTGAAGGACCGTGAGATCACGCAGGCGATCGTCTTCGTCAACTCCAAGCTTGGCTGTGCGCGGCTGGCGCGCTCGCTGGAGCGTGATGGCCTGCGCACCAACGCGCTGCATGGTGACAAGTCGCAGGACGAGCGCCTGAAGGCGCTGGATGCTTTCAAGCGCGGCGAGGTCGACGTGCTCGTCTGCACCGACGTGGCCGCCCGTGGCCTCGACATCGCCGACCTGCCGGCGGTGTTCAACTTCGACGTGCCGTTCAACGCCGAGGACTACGTGCACCGCATTGGTCGCACCGGCCGCGCAGGGGCCTCGGGCCTGGCGATGACGCTGGTGACTCGCGAAGACACCCGCCTCGTCGCCGACATTGAGAAGCTCATCAAGAAGAAGATCGATCTCGAGCCGCTGGAGCTGGACGACGGCCGGCCACCGCGCGACCGCGACGATCGCCGCCGCGGACGCGACGTGCCGTCGGACGAAGTGGCACCGCGCCCGGCGCGAAGCTATGCCGCACCCAGGCCTGCGTCGCGCGATCCCTTCTTCGACAAACCCTACGAGCCGAGCCCCTCGTCCTCCGAGGAGGCGCCGGCGTGGGAGCGCAGCAAGCCGGCCCCGGCGTCGGCGGCTCGTGGGCTGTCTCCCAACATCAAGCCTAAGAAGAAGGTCGCGGCGCTGTTCGGTGCCAAGCCGCCAGCCACATCCGACAACTGA
- the rpmF gene encoding 50S ribosomal protein L32, with protein sequence MAVQQNKKSPSKRGMHRSHNALTNPGTAIEPTTGETHLRHHISPNGFYRGRKVLKSKADA encoded by the coding sequence ATGGCTGTTCAGCAAAACAAGAAGTCGCCTTCCAAGCGCGGCATGCACCGCTCGCACAACGCCCTCACGAACCCGGGCACCGCGATCGAGCCGACCACCGGCGAGACGCACTTGCGTCACCACATCAGCCCCAACGGTTTCTACCGTGGGCGCAAAGTGCTCAAGAGCAAGGCAGACGCCTGA